A genomic window from Salvia miltiorrhiza cultivar Shanhuang (shh) chromosome 5, IMPLAD_Smil_shh, whole genome shotgun sequence includes:
- the LOC130985383 gene encoding uncharacterized protein LOC130985383 codes for MNMEVTLRKTSSSSANEVYRQRKNLQRQKKRKRIASDLNCSLLHELKNVPDCIHCGARRFEYEPPTFCCDNGKVKLAFSEVPPELDELFTAQSEEAINFRRNIRAYNSIFSFTSFGVKLDKELASARRGVYSFRAQGMVYHDLPGLIPQYTSPTFFQLYFYDTQSEFENRINIMQNQVLSEAVVQMLMKILEINPYAKFFRRLKDYPSMDNVQLHISKDVNLDQRVYNSPHADQVAVIWVEGNNENIPLERDIVVHAHSGDRHRIKHYYGCYDPLQYPLLFPKGETGWHQNIRKIDPTSLVRNTNSVSTSTSLARTITAGDIISNEEQGVRRESVKNVSCREYICYKIQIRNPRQSILLLAGRLLQQYIVDMYIKLETTRLDYFRQNQSTMRAELYQGIVDSVFNGELRGNEVGKRIVLPATFIGGPRDMRRRYLDALTLVQRFGKPDLFITMTCNPEWKEIQQALYDGQTAQERPDLTTRVFRAKLQDLKYQLFKRKIFGHVAAHVDVVEFQKRGLPHVHMLIIFKSGHKLNTTSEIDNI; via the exons ATGAACATGGAAGTTACATTGCGCAAAACAAGCTcatcttcag CTAATGAGGTATATAGACAAAGAAAAAATCTACAAAGACAAAAGAAACGTAAACGAATTGCAAGTGATTTGAATT GTTCATTGctacatgaattgaaaaatgtgCCTGATTGCATTCATTGTGGTGCAAGAAGATTTGAATATGAACCTCCTACTTtttgttgtgataatggaaaaGTTAAACTTGCATTTTCTGAAGTTCCTCCGGAGTTGGATGAATTGTTTACAGCTCAGTCAGAAGAAGCTATTAATTTCAGAAGGAATATTCGTGCTTATAATAGTATATTCTCATTTACTTCGTTTGGTGTAAAATTGGACAAAGAATTGGCATCTGCAAGACGGGGAGTTTATTCTTTTCGAGCACAAGGCATGGTTTATCATGATCTTCCTGGATTGATCCCACAATATACGTCTCCAACATTTTTTCAGCTATACTTTTATGACACACAAAGTGAGTTTGAGAACAGAATAAACATAATGCAAAATCAAGTTTTGTCAGAAGCAGTTGTACAGATGCTCATGAAAATTTTAGAGATCAACCCGTATGCAAAATTCTTTCGAAGATTGAAAGATTATCCTTCAATGGACAATGTTCAGCTTCATATTTCTAAAGATGTCAACTTAGATCAACGAGTATATAATTCTCCACATGCAGATCAAGTTGCAGTTATATGGGTTGAgggaaataatgaaaatattccATTGGAGCGGGATATTGTAGTTCATGCTCATTCCGGCGACAGACATAGAATAAAGCATTATTATGGATGTTATGATCCTTTGCAATATCCGCTTCTTTTTCCAAAGGGCGAAACAGGTTGGCATCAAAACATTAGAAAGATTGATCCAACATCTTTGGTTCGTAACACAAATTCTGTTTCTACTTCTACTTCATTAGCAAGAACCATAACTGCAGGCGATATTATCTCCAATGAAGAACAAG GTGTTAGAAGAGAAAGCGTTAAGAATGTATCATGCCGAGAATATATTTGCTATAAGATACAGATTAGAAATCCAAGACAATCCATACTCTTATTAGCTGGAAGATTATTACAGCAATATATAGTGGATATGTACATAAAATTGGAGACAACAAGACTGGATTATTTTCGTCAAAACCAATCAACTATGAGAGCAGAATTGTATCAAGGAATTGTGGATAGTGTCTTTAATGGAGAATTAAGAGGGAATGAAGTTGGCAAAAGAATTGTTCTACCAGCAACATTTATAGGAGGACCAAGAGATATGCGTCGTAGATATCTTGATGCATTGACATTAGTACAAAGATTTGGAAAACCAGATCTATTCATtacaatgacttgcaatccagAGTGGAAAGAAATACAGCAAGCATTATATGATGGTCAAACAGCTCAAGAACGTCCAGACTTAACTACACGAGTATTTCGAGCAAAACTGCAAGACCTGAAATATCAATTATTCAAGAGGAAAATTTTTGGACATGTAGCTGCACATGTTGATGTGGTTGAATTTCAAAAAAGAGGGTTACCACATGTCCACATGCTGATAATTTTCAAGTCTGGGCATAAGTTGAATACGACAAGTGAAATAGATAACATATGA